CCGGCTGGCGGCGGAATTCGAGCGTGAGCTGCTGATCCAGGGGCCCGAGACCGTGCTCGCCTTCCTGGCCGAGCCGGTGGTCGGCGCGACGCTTGGTGCCGTTCCGGCGGTCGAGGGCTATTTCAAGGCGATCCGCGAGATCTGCACCCGCCATGGTGTGCTGCTGATCCTCGACGAGGTGATGTGCGGCATGGGGCGTACCGGTCATACCTTCGCCTGCGAGGCCGACGGCATCGCCCCCGACATCATCGTCATGGCCAAGGGGCTGGGGGCCGGCTACCAGCCGATCGGCGCGGTGCTGGTGTCGGACGAGATCGCCCGGGTGATCGAAACCGGCCGGCTGGGTCTGACCACCGGCCATACCTATATGGGCCACCCGGTCGCCTGCGCCGCGGCGCTGGCGGTGCAGGAGGCGATCCGCGACGACGGGCTGGTGGCCCGGGTCCGCGAGATGGGCCCGGTTTTCGAGCGGCTGCTGCGCGAGGGGCTGGGCGACCGCCCCCATGTCGGCGACATCCGCGGCCGCGGCTTTTTCCGCGGCATCGAACTGGTCGCCGATCGCGAGAGCAGGGCGCCGTTCCCGGCCGGCGCGGGGCTGTGGAAAAAGATCAAGGAAGAGGCCTTCGCCCGCGGGCTGATCTGCTATCCGGGCGGCGGCACCGTCGACGGGCTCTCGGGCGATCATGTGCTGCTGGCGCCGCCCTTCATCGCGACGGAAGAGGAGCTGGCGCTCGCCGTCGACCGGCTGGGGGCGGCGATCGATGCCGCCCTGGCCGCCACTGGCCTTGCGGCCGCCTGAACCAGAGGGGCAGATGAGCGGAGCGGCGGGCGCGGACGAGGTGCTGCAGCGGATCGAGGCCGGCATGGACGGTCTCAGCCCGCAGCTGCGCCGCGCGGCGCGCCATCTGCTCGACCACCCCGACCGCGTGCCCCTGGTGTCGATGCGCCGCCTTGCCGACGAAGCGGGGGTGACGCCCGCCACCTTCGTGCGCCTGGCCGAAAAGCTGGGCTATGCCGGCTTCACCGAACTGGGGGCGCTGTTCCGCGACCGGCTGGCCGGTGGCGGCGACGGCCGCTATGCCGACCGCTCGCGCCGGCTGCAGCGTCTGGGGGCCGGTGACGGCCCTGCCGGGCTGGTCGCCGACTTTCTGGCGGCCGACCGGGCCAATCTGGACCAGAGCCTCGGGGCCGATGCGGCCCCGGCGCTGGCGGCAGCCGCCGGGGCGATCGTGGCCGCCCGCCGGGTGGTGGTGATCGGCCAGCGCAAATGCCACACTCTCGGCTTCTTCCTGGCCTATGCACTCGATCTGGTCCGGCCCGGCGTCACGCTTGCCGGCGATGCGGCAGGGCTCTTGCCCGACCGGCTGCGGGATCTGGGGCCGGGCGACGTGCTGATCGCGGCGACCATCACCCGCTATGCCCGGGCGACCCGCGATGCGGTGGTCTTTGCCGCCGGCGCCGGGGCGACTGTGGTGGTGCTGACCGACGACCGCGACGGCCCGGTCGCCGCCTATGCCGATCATGTCCTGCTGCTGGCCCATGACGGGCCCGGCATCTTCCGCTCCCTGACCGGCGGGCTGGCCCTTGCCCAGGCCCTGGTCGGGCTGGTGGCGGTGGGCATCGGCGCGCCCGCCGACGACCGTGTGGCCCGCGCCGAAGCCCATCTCGACGGATTTCGCACATTGCTCGACGGTCCGGCGCAACGACGTTCCATCGCACCCCGCGGATCGCGAAAAGATCGCTCAACTTCGAAGCCCGGTGCGATCACGGGCAGACAAGGCGGGGTCGATGATGGATGATCGGCGGAGCATCTTGTCCGCCCCCAGCAAGAGGCAGCGTTGATGACGACGGCTTATGACATGCCAGCGGTTCTGGCGGTGGCACCCAATGGTGCGCGCCGCGGCAAGGCCGATCATGCCGCCCTGCCGCTGACGCCGGCCGAGCTGGCGCAGGCCGCCGCCGATGCCGTGGCAGCAGGGGCGTCGATGATCCATCTGCATGTCCGCGATGCCGATGGCCGGCACAGCCTGGACGCCGATCTCTACCGTGCGGCCATCGCCGCGGTGGAAGACGCCACCGGCGACCGGTTGCTGATCCAGGTGACCAGCGAGGCGGCGGGCGTCTACGACGCGCCGGCGCAGATTGCCGCGATGCGGGCGCTGAAACCCGGCTTCTGTTCGCTGGGGCTGAAGGAATTCCTGCCCGAGGGGGCCGGGCGTGCGGCCGAGACCGATCTCTACCGGCTGCTGGACGATCTGGCCGCGGCGGGTGGCCGCTGGCAGTGGATCCTCTATGATGCGCACGAGGTGGAGCGTCTGGCCCGCCTGCGCGACCGGGGCATCCTGCAGGTGGCCGGCGGGCTGGATGGCGGTGCGGCGCCGGTGCTGTATGTGCTGGGGCGCTATGCCCCGGGTGGCGGCCGGCCGGGGGATCTGGTCGGCTTTCTGGCCGCCCGTGCCGAGACGGGGTTCGAGGACCCCTGGATGGTCTGCGCCTTCGGGCCCGCGGAACTGGCGGCGACCGGTGCGGCGCTGTCGCTGGGCGGCCATGCGCGGCTCGGCTTCGAGAACAACATGACCTTGCGCGACGGGGCCCCCGCCCCGGACAACGCCGCACTGATCGGCCAGGCGGCCGGGGTGGCGGCGGCGCTGGGGCGGCCCGTCGCCGATGCGGCGACGGCGCGTGCCCTGTTCGGGATCGGCTGAGGCCGGGCCCCGGAAACTTCCAACGACCGAGTAACGAGGGGAAAGGGAGAGCGATGTTCGTTCGCAAAACGGCCCTTGCGGCCACCGTCTTCGCCGCGGGTCTGGCGGGCGCCACGGTTCCGGCCGCGGCGGCCACCGACATTCTGATCGGCGGCGGTGCGGTCACCGGCGTCTACTATCAGGTGGCGCTGCAGGCCTGTGCCATCATCAACAAGCAGGCGGCCGACAAGCTGAACTGCGTCGGCCGTCCGGCGCTGGGGTCGGTGTTCAACGTCAATGCCGTCAGCCGCGGCCTGCTCGACTTCGGCGTCGCGCAGTCCGACGCCAACTACAATGCCTGGAGCGGCGCGGCCGACTGGGACGGCAAGAAGGTCGAGAACCTGCGCAGCGTGTTCTCGGTCCATCCTGAGACCGTGCTGCTGGTCACCCGCAAGGAGACCGGCATCAAGTCGGTCGAGGATCTGAAGGGCAAGACCGTCAACATCGGCAATCCGGGCTCGGGCCAGCGCGGCAATGCCATGGACGTGCTGGACCTTTACGGCATCAATCCGGACGCGGATCTGAACGCCCAGGGCCTGCAGCAGGGTGAGGCCTCGCGCGCCCTGGTCGACAGCAAGATCGACGCCTTCTTCTACACCGTCGGCAACCCGTCGGCGGCGATCGAGGATCCGGCGAACTCGACCGAGATCGACCTGATCAACGTCAACTCCGACGCGATCAAGAAGTTCGTCGGCGAGCGGCCGTATTACGTGATGACCAGCATCCCGGCCAACACCTATCGCGGCGTCGATCATCCGACCGAGACCTATGCGGTCAAGGCGACGATGATCACCAGCTCCGACGTCTCGGAAGACACGGTCTACACCTTCGTGAAGACCTTCTTCGAGAACTTCGATGCCTTCAAGGCGTCGAACGCCGCCTTCCGCGACCTGGAGCCCAAGCAGATGCTGGAGGGTCTGACCGCTCCGCTGCATCCGGGCGCCGAGAAGTACTACAAGGAGAAGGGCTGGATGTAATCCGGCCGTGATGCCGCCGCCCGGTTGGGGAACCGGGCGGCGGCATCGTCTTTTCAGATCTGGTTCACGAGGTTTCATGCGCATTCCGAGCCGCGCCTGCGGCGAATGCCGGGGAGGAGGGGCCTGATGGCTGCATCGCAAACGGGGGGCCGCGGTGCGCCCCCGAAGGGTGAGGGCGAGGGCGACATCGCGGCGGCCGAGGCCCTGGTCGCGCAGGTCGAAGCGGGCGCGCGCGCGCCGACCAGCTCGGTGATGCGCTGGCTGATCGTCGCCCTCTGCCTCGGCTGGTCGGCCTTTCAGCTCTATATCGCCTATGTGCCCTTCGACCAGTTCCTGGCGCGGGTGTTCCACCTGACCTTCGCCCTGCTGCTCGCCTTCCTGTGCTACCCGGCCTATCGCGAGCCCGATGGCCGCCTGGCGAAACTGCTCGACCGCCTGTCCGGGGGGCCGCGGTCGGCATTGACCAGGGTGCCGGTCTACGACCTGGTGCTGGCGGTGGTGGCTGCGGTTGCGGTCCTCTATCTCTGGTGGGATTACGAAGAGATCGTCATGCGTGCGGGCCTGCCGCTTCAGCGTGACATCTGGTTCGGTCTCGTCACCATCATCCTGCTGCTCGAAGCCGCCCGGCGCACGCTTGGGCCGGCGCTCGCGATCCTGGCGATCGTGTTCCTCGGCTATTGCATCGTCGGCCCCTGGCTGCCCGGCATCATCCGCCATCCGGGCGTGCCGCTCGACTTCCTGATGAGCGACATGTACCTCAGCGATACCGGCATTTTCGGTGTGCCGATCGGCGTGTCGGTCAGCTTCGTCTTCCTGTTCGTGCTGTTCGGCGCGCTGCTCGATCGGGCGGGCGCCGGGCGCTATTTCATCGACGTCGCCTTCTCGCTGCTCGGCCATCTGCGCGGCGGGCCGGCCAAGGCGGCCGTGGTCGCCTCGGGGCTGACCGGGCTGGTTTCGGGCTCGTCGATCGCCAACACCGTCACCACCGGCACCTTCACCATCCCCCTGATGAAGAAGGTCGGCCTGCCCGCCCACAAGGCCGGCGCGGTCGAGGTCGCGGCCTCGACCAACGGCCAGCTGATGCCGCCGGTGATGGGGGCAGCCGCCTTCATCATGGCGGAAATCCTGGGCATTCCCTATCTGGACGTGGTGCGCGCCGCCCTGATCCCGGCGGTGATCTCGTATCTGGCGCTGCTCTATGTCGTCCATCTCGAAGCCTGCAAGCTGGACCTGAAACCGGTACCGCGCTCGGAACTGCCGCGCTTCCGCCAGACCTTCTTCGCCGGGCTGCACTTCCTGATCCCGGTGGTGGTGCTGGTCTGGTATCTGGTGGTGTTGCAGCGCTCGGCCACGCTGTCGGTGCTGCTGGCGATCGAAGCCATGGCCGTGATCATGATCGTGCAGCGGCCGATCCTGGCCTGGCTGACCCGCGAACCGGGCACACCCATGGGGCAGATCCTGCGCGACGGCGTCGCCCAGGGGCTGCAGGACATCTTCGAAGGGCTGATCAACGGGGCCCGCAACATGGTGGCGGTGGGCATCGCCACCGCGGCGGCCGGCATCATCGTGGGCGCCGTCACCATCACCGGCCTGGTCGGGCGGTTCGTCACCCTCATCGACGTGATCAGCTTCGGCAACATCTATCTGATGCTGGTGCTGACCGCGATCACCTCGATCATCCTGGGCATGGGCCTGCCGACCACGGCCAACTACATCATCATGGCGACGCTGACCGCGCCGGTGATCGTGCAGCTGGGCGGCGATGCCGGGCTGATCTTCCCGTTGATCGCGGCGCATCTCTTCGTGTTCTATTTCGGCATCCTGGCCGACGACACGCCACCGGTCGGGCTCGCCGCCTATGCCGCCGCCGCCATCGCCCGCGCCGACCCGATCAAAACCGGCGTCCAGGGCTTCACCTACGATATGCGGACGGCGATCCTGCCCTTCATCTTCCTGTTCAACACCGATCTGCTGATGATCTCGGGTGTCGACGATGCCGGGCGGGCGGTGTGGATCGACGATCCGATCCATCTGGCCTGGATCTCGATCTGTGCGGTGGCGGCGATGTTCGCCTTCGCCGCCGGGCTGCAGGGCTGGTTCGCCCGGGCCTGCAAGGGCTGGGAGCGGCTGGCGCTGTTCGCCGTCGCCTTCGCCATGTTCCGGCCGGGCTTCCTGGCGCCCTATATCCCCCTGATGGGGCGGATCGAGGTGCAGGCCCTGGCTCTGGCGCTGCTGGCCGTGATCTATCTCTGGCAGCGGCGCACCGCCGGGCCGGACCGCAGGCCGGCTGCGGCCCGCTGATCTGCCGCACCGGGCCGACACGCAAAACCCCCGCCGGGCAGGCCGCCCGGCGGGGGTTTTCAGTCGGTCGCTTGTGGATCAGGCGGCGATTTCGGTACCGCCCACCGTCAGCCCGTCGATGCGCAGGGTCGGCTGGCCCACGCCCACCGGCACCCACTGGCCGTCCTTGCCGCACGAGCCGATGCCGCCGTCGAGCGCCATGTCGTTGCCGATCATCGACACCCGCTTGAGCACGTCGGGGCCGTTGCCGATCAGGGTGGCGCCCTTCACCGGCCGGGTGATCTTCCCGTCCTCGATCAGATAGGCGAGCGAGGCCGAGAAGGTGAACTTGCCCGAGGTGATGTCGACCTGGCCGCCGCCGAATTCCTTGGCATAGAGGCCGCGCTTGACCGAGGCGATGATCTCGGCCGGATCCTTGTCGCCGCCCAGCATGTAGGTGTTGGTCATCCGCGGCAGCGGCTGATGGGCATAGCTTTCGCGGCGGCCGTTGCCGGTAACCGGCACGCCCATCAGCCGGGCATTCATCCGGTCCTGCATATAGCCTTTCAGGATGCCGTCCTCGATCAGCACGGTGCGGGACGAGGGCGTGCCCTCGTCGTCGATGGTGAGCGAGCCGCGCCGGTCGGGCAGGGTGCCGTCGTCGACCACGGTGACGCCGGGGGCGGCCACACGCTCGCCGATGAGCCCCGAGAAGGCCGAGAGCCTGCGGCGGTTGAAATCGCCCTCCAGCCCGTGGCCCACGGCTTCATGCAGCAGGATGCCGGGCCAGCCGGAGCCCAGCACCACGGTCATCTCGCCGGCGGGGGCGGGGGCGGCTTCCAGATTGATCAGCGCCTGCGACAGCGCCTCTTCGACCAGCGCCTGCCAGCGTTCCGGCGCCACCCAGGCGGTATAGCCGGCGCGGCCGCCGGCGCCGGCATAGCCGCTTTCCTGGCGGTCGCCTTCGCCCACCAGCAGCGAAACGCCGATGCGGACCAGCGGCCGCACGTCGCGGGCGGAGCTGCCGTCGGGGCGCAGGATCTCGACCACCTGCCAGTTGGCCGACAGCGTGGCGCTGACCTGGCGGACCCGGTTGTCGCGGGCCCGCGCCCAGGCATCGATCTCGGCCAGCAGCTTCACCTTGTCGGCAAAGGGCATCGCATCCAGCGGGTTGCCGGGCTGGTAGAGCGCGGGGCCGGGCTTTGCGGGCGCCAGATCCAGCGTGCCGCCATGGCCGCGCAGCACCGCGCCGACCGTGTCGGCGGCACGCGCCAGCGCGTCGTCGTCGATCTGGCTGGCATGGGCATAGGCGACGGTATCGCCGGCCACGGCCCGCATGCCGAAACCCTGGACGGTGTCGAAGGTGGCGGAGCGCAGATGGCCGTCGTCGAAGCCCAGCACTTCGGATTGCCGGTATTCGAGGAAGAGTTCGCCGTCATCCGCCCCCGCGAGCGCCTCGGCGACCTGGCGTTCCAGGCGCGAGCGGTCGAGTGCCCCCGAGGCGAAGAAGGGATCGGTGGCGGTGAGCTTGGCGGTATCGGGCATGGATTGCGGGCCTTACCTGGTCGGACGGGCGGGGCGAAACTTCAAGACGAGGCGGACGGTT
This genomic interval from Tistrella mobilis contains the following:
- a CDS encoding TRAP transporter permease; amino-acid sequence: MAASQTGGRGAPPKGEGEGDIAAAEALVAQVEAGARAPTSSVMRWLIVALCLGWSAFQLYIAYVPFDQFLARVFHLTFALLLAFLCYPAYREPDGRLAKLLDRLSGGPRSALTRVPVYDLVLAVVAAVAVLYLWWDYEEIVMRAGLPLQRDIWFGLVTIILLLEAARRTLGPALAILAIVFLGYCIVGPWLPGIIRHPGVPLDFLMSDMYLSDTGIFGVPIGVSVSFVFLFVLFGALLDRAGAGRYFIDVAFSLLGHLRGGPAKAAVVASGLTGLVSGSSIANTVTTGTFTIPLMKKVGLPAHKAGAVEVAASTNGQLMPPVMGAAAFIMAEILGIPYLDVVRAALIPAVISYLALLYVVHLEACKLDLKPVPRSELPRFRQTFFAGLHFLIPVVVLVWYLVVLQRSATLSVLLAIEAMAVIMIVQRPILAWLTREPGTPMGQILRDGVAQGLQDIFEGLINGARNMVAVGIATAAAGIIVGAVTITGLVGRFVTLIDVISFGNIYLMLVLTAITSIILGMGLPTTANYIIMATLTAPVIVQLGGDAGLIFPLIAAHLFVFYFGILADDTPPVGLAAYAAAAIARADPIKTGVQGFTYDMRTAILPFIFLFNTDLLMISGVDDAGRAVWIDDPIHLAWISICAVAAMFAFAAGLQGWFARACKGWERLALFAVAFAMFRPGFLAPYIPLMGRIEVQALALALLAVIYLWQRRTAGPDRRPAAAR
- a CDS encoding aspartate aminotransferase family protein, giving the protein MSEIPLRRNRAQSRVLHRASAAEPAVAVGGEGCWLIDQDGRRYLDASGGAAVSCLGHGDPRVRAAILAQLDRVAFAHTGFFTNEPMERLADLLSEAAPEGFGKVCFVSGGSEAIESALKIARQHAVERGDPARTRVIARRQSYHGNTLGALSATGNVGRRRPFLPWVMGDVVHVAPCHAYRYRLPGESDTEYGARLAAEFERELLIQGPETVLAFLAEPVVGATLGAVPAVEGYFKAIREICTRHGVLLILDEVMCGMGRTGHTFACEADGIAPDIIVMAKGLGAGYQPIGAVLVSDEIARVIETGRLGLTTGHTYMGHPVACAAALAVQEAIRDDGLVARVREMGPVFERLLREGLGDRPHVGDIRGRGFFRGIELVADRESRAPFPAGAGLWKKIKEEAFARGLICYPGGGTVDGLSGDHVLLAPPFIATEEELALAVDRLGAAIDAALAATGLAAA
- a CDS encoding BKACE family enzyme, whose translation is MTTAYDMPAVLAVAPNGARRGKADHAALPLTPAELAQAAADAVAAGASMIHLHVRDADGRHSLDADLYRAAIAAVEDATGDRLLIQVTSEAAGVYDAPAQIAAMRALKPGFCSLGLKEFLPEGAGRAAETDLYRLLDDLAAAGGRWQWILYDAHEVERLARLRDRGILQVAGGLDGGAAPVLYVLGRYAPGGGRPGDLVGFLAARAETGFEDPWMVCAFGPAELAATGAALSLGGHARLGFENNMTLRDGAPAPDNAALIGQAAGVAAALGRPVADAATARALFGIG
- a CDS encoding MurR/RpiR family transcriptional regulator; its protein translation is MSGAAGADEVLQRIEAGMDGLSPQLRRAARHLLDHPDRVPLVSMRRLADEAGVTPATFVRLAEKLGYAGFTELGALFRDRLAGGGDGRYADRSRRLQRLGAGDGPAGLVADFLAADRANLDQSLGADAAPALAAAAGAIVAARRVVVIGQRKCHTLGFFLAYALDLVRPGVTLAGDAAGLLPDRLRDLGPGDVLIAATITRYARATRDAVVFAAGAGATVVVLTDDRDGPVAAYADHVLLLAHDGPGIFRSLTGGLALAQALVGLVAVGIGAPADDRVARAEAHLDGFRTLLDGPAQRRSIAPRGSRKDRSTSKPGAITGRQGGVDDG
- the tldD gene encoding metalloprotease TldD; amino-acid sequence: MPDTAKLTATDPFFASGALDRSRLERQVAEALAGADDGELFLEYRQSEVLGFDDGHLRSATFDTVQGFGMRAVAGDTVAYAHASQIDDDALARAADTVGAVLRGHGGTLDLAPAKPGPALYQPGNPLDAMPFADKVKLLAEIDAWARARDNRVRQVSATLSANWQVVEILRPDGSSARDVRPLVRIGVSLLVGEGDRQESGYAGAGGRAGYTAWVAPERWQALVEEALSQALINLEAAPAPAGEMTVVLGSGWPGILLHEAVGHGLEGDFNRRRLSAFSGLIGERVAAPGVTVVDDGTLPDRRGSLTIDDEGTPSSRTVLIEDGILKGYMQDRMNARLMGVPVTGNGRRESYAHQPLPRMTNTYMLGGDKDPAEIIASVKRGLYAKEFGGGQVDITSGKFTFSASLAYLIEDGKITRPVKGATLIGNGPDVLKRVSMIGNDMALDGGIGSCGKDGQWVPVGVGQPTLRIDGLTVGGTEIAA
- a CDS encoding TAXI family TRAP transporter solute-binding subunit, which produces MFVRKTALAATVFAAGLAGATVPAAAATDILIGGGAVTGVYYQVALQACAIINKQAADKLNCVGRPALGSVFNVNAVSRGLLDFGVAQSDANYNAWSGAADWDGKKVENLRSVFSVHPETVLLVTRKETGIKSVEDLKGKTVNIGNPGSGQRGNAMDVLDLYGINPDADLNAQGLQQGEASRALVDSKIDAFFYTVGNPSAAIEDPANSTEIDLINVNSDAIKKFVGERPYYVMTSIPANTYRGVDHPTETYAVKATMITSSDVSEDTVYTFVKTFFENFDAFKASNAAFRDLEPKQMLEGLTAPLHPGAEKYYKEKGWM